In Chloroflexota bacterium, the following are encoded in one genomic region:
- a CDS encoding xanthine dehydrogenase family protein molybdopterin-binding subunit has product MTTTTAPLPKLLGQPVRRREDARLLTGTATYVDDLQLPGMLYLHVVRSPYAHARILSIDPAAALAQPDVVAVYTAADFADAVKAPLPLEISLDPFDNVHVMERGPLATDRARYVGDPVAIVVAGTRYGARDAADLVAVDYEPLPVVVDPERAMDPDAPLLYDAWGTNVGLTQSLACGDPDGAFAAAPRAVRFRIHNQRVLPAAMECRGCLADWRPARPGDEGELTIWSSTQIPHGLRTRLAVILDLPENKIRAIAPEVGGGFGNKVDIAPEEVAASIVAMRLGRPVKWSETRSENFLAAAHARDQIDVVEAAVEPNGKVTALSVTAICDLGGYYQYVNPVMGMLTGMMLPGTYDIPNCRYELRSVMTNKTPVGAYRGAGRPEATFLLECLMDRVAHELGLDPAEVRRVNFVPKDRFPHKTPFGADYDSGDYELALNAALDAAGYARLREEQAQARAGGRLVGIGLAAYVEVCGPGPWESATARVEPTGTVTIYTGLSPHGQGTATSLAQIVGDTLGVPIDRIVVEHGDTAKTATGVGTFGSRGAAVGGGAMAITAGHLREKVLRIAAHLLEASAEDIELQDGLWTVAGTDRARTLREIAQAAYGGNVPAGDEPGLESTRFFKPTGSVYPFGVHIAVVEIDRETGRVDWQRFLAVDDVGNVINPLLLDGQRHGGIVQGYGQAFCERVAYDDEGQLITGTMGDYAMPTAHGLPPFELHRTVTLTDRNPLGVKGVGEAGTIGSTPTLRSAVLDALLPLGIRDFDMPATSGRVWQAIQAAGKK; this is encoded by the coding sequence ATGACGACCACCACGGCGCCGTTGCCGAAGCTCCTCGGGCAGCCCGTGCGCCGCCGCGAGGACGCCCGCCTGCTGACCGGAACCGCCACCTACGTCGACGATCTCCAGCTGCCGGGCATGCTCTACCTGCACGTCGTCCGCAGCCCGTATGCCCACGCGCGCATCCTGTCCATCGACCCCGCCGCAGCCCTGGCCCAGCCCGACGTGGTAGCCGTGTACACCGCTGCAGACTTCGCCGATGCCGTCAAGGCCCCGCTCCCGCTGGAGATCAGCCTCGACCCGTTCGACAACGTCCACGTCATGGAACGCGGGCCGCTCGCCACGGACCGGGCGCGCTACGTGGGCGACCCGGTCGCCATCGTGGTCGCCGGGACGCGCTACGGCGCGCGTGACGCCGCCGACCTCGTCGCCGTAGACTACGAACCGCTGCCCGTGGTGGTCGATCCCGAGCGCGCCATGGACCCCGACGCCCCCCTGTTGTACGACGCGTGGGGCACAAACGTCGGGCTGACCCAGAGCCTCGCCTGTGGGGATCCCGACGGCGCGTTCGCCGCCGCTCCCCGCGCCGTCCGTTTCCGGATCCACAACCAGCGCGTCCTGCCGGCCGCCATGGAGTGTCGAGGCTGTCTCGCAGACTGGCGCCCGGCCCGGCCCGGCGACGAGGGCGAGCTGACGATCTGGTCATCCACCCAGATTCCGCACGGCCTGCGTACCCGCCTCGCCGTGATCCTGGACCTGCCCGAGAACAAGATCCGCGCGATTGCGCCAGAGGTCGGCGGCGGGTTCGGCAACAAGGTAGACATCGCACCCGAGGAAGTCGCGGCGTCCATCGTCGCGATGCGGCTGGGCCGGCCCGTCAAATGGTCGGAGACACGCTCCGAGAACTTCCTGGCAGCGGCGCACGCCCGCGACCAGATCGACGTTGTTGAGGCGGCCGTCGAGCCGAACGGCAAGGTGACCGCGCTCAGCGTCACCGCCATCTGCGACCTGGGCGGCTACTACCAGTACGTCAACCCGGTCATGGGCATGCTGACCGGCATGATGCTGCCCGGCACCTACGATATCCCCAACTGCCGCTACGAGCTACGCAGCGTCATGACCAACAAGACGCCCGTCGGGGCGTACCGGGGAGCCGGCCGCCCCGAAGCGACGTTCCTGCTCGAATGCCTGATGGACCGCGTCGCCCACGAGCTGGGGCTGGACCCGGCCGAGGTCCGGCGCGTCAACTTCGTCCCGAAGGATCGCTTCCCCCACAAGACGCCGTTTGGCGCGGACTACGACTCCGGCGATTATGAGCTGGCGTTGAACGCGGCGCTCGACGCCGCCGGCTACGCCAGGCTTCGGGAGGAGCAGGCGCAGGCCCGCGCCGGGGGCCGGCTGGTCGGGATCGGGCTGGCGGCCTACGTCGAGGTCTGTGGCCCCGGTCCCTGGGAGAGCGCCACCGCCCGCGTCGAGCCGACCGGGACCGTCACGATCTACACCGGCCTCTCGCCGCACGGGCAGGGCACCGCCACGTCGCTGGCGCAGATCGTCGGCGACACGCTCGGCGTGCCCATCGACCGGATCGTGGTCGAGCACGGCGACACGGCGAAGACCGCCACCGGCGTCGGCACGTTCGGCAGCCGTGGCGCGGCGGTCGGCGGCGGCGCGATGGCGATCACGGCCGGCCACCTCCGCGAGAAGGTGCTGAGGATCGCCGCCCACCTGCTGGAGGCGTCGGCCGAGGACATCGAGCTGCAGGACGGCCTGTGGACGGTCGCCGGCACCGACCGCGCGCGCACGCTGCGGGAGATCGCCCAGGCGGCCTACGGGGGGAACGTCCCGGCCGGCGACGAGCCGGGCCTGGAGTCCACCCGCTTCTTCAAGCCGACCGGCTCGGTCTACCCGTTCGGCGTCCACATCGCCGTGGTCGAGATCGACCGTGAGACGGGCCGGGTGGACTGGCAGCGCTTCCTGGCCGTGGACGACGTCGGCAACGTCATCAACCCGCTGCTGCTCGACGGCCAGCGCCACGGTGGCATCGTGCAGGGGTACGGGCAGGCGTTCTGCGAGCGCGTCGCCTACGACGATGAGGGGCAACTGATCACCGGCACGATGGGCGACTACGCCATGCCCACCGCCCACGGGCTGCCCCCGTTCGAACTGCACCGCACGGTGACGCTGACAGACCGCAATCCGCTCGGCGTGAAGGGGGTCGGCGAGGCCGGCACCATCGGCTCGACGCCGACCCTCCGGAGCGCCGTGCTGGACGCGCTGCTGCCGCTGGGCATCCGGGACTTCGACATGCCCGCAACATCGGGCCGGGTCTGGCAGGCGATCCAGGCCGCCGGGAAGAAGTAG
- a CDS encoding alpha-ketoacid dehydrogenase subunit beta yields MRTLKYNQAISEATVQCMKNDPNVFVAGIGVKDPGGIFGTTEEANELFPDRVFDIPNCENAFAGITIGAAAVGKRPLIVHPRNDFMFLSTDMLINLAAKWKYMYQNGTSVPVVTRAVVGRGWGQGATHSQSTHALFAHFPGLYVATPAFPSDIKGLMVTALTGDVPVVILESRAVYGLEDEVPEEPVAIPFGKGRIIREGTDVTIVGASLMAYEALRAAAILSEQHGISAEVIDPRSIRPLDEEIILKSIAKTRHLVVADTSWATYGFAAEVAAVASEKGFADLQAPVRRVTLPDSPAPVSKPLEDAFHPTPMSIAQACLGVLRQEVQVTSHVRDVQEAFAGPY; encoded by the coding sequence ATGCGAACACTGAAGTACAACCAGGCGATCAGCGAAGCCACCGTTCAGTGCATGAAGAACGACCCGAACGTCTTCGTGGCCGGCATCGGCGTGAAGGACCCGGGCGGCATCTTCGGCACGACCGAGGAAGCGAACGAGCTGTTTCCGGATCGGGTCTTCGACATCCCAAACTGTGAGAACGCCTTCGCCGGCATCACTATCGGCGCGGCGGCCGTCGGGAAGCGCCCGTTGATCGTCCACCCCCGCAACGACTTCATGTTCCTGTCCACAGACATGCTGATCAACCTGGCGGCCAAGTGGAAGTACATGTACCAGAATGGCACCAGCGTGCCGGTCGTCACGCGGGCCGTCGTGGGGCGTGGCTGGGGCCAGGGCGCGACCCACTCCCAGAGCACGCACGCGCTGTTCGCGCACTTCCCGGGCCTGTACGTTGCCACGCCGGCCTTCCCCTCCGACATCAAGGGCCTGATGGTGACGGCGCTGACCGGCGATGTGCCGGTGGTGATCCTGGAGAGCCGGGCGGTGTACGGGCTGGAGGACGAGGTTCCGGAGGAGCCCGTCGCGATCCCGTTCGGCAAGGGACGGATCATCCGCGAGGGCACGGACGTGACCATCGTCGGGGCGTCGCTGATGGCGTACGAGGCGCTGCGGGCCGCCGCGATCCTCTCCGAGCAGCACGGCATCAGCGCGGAGGTCATCGACCCGCGCAGCATCCGCCCGCTGGACGAGGAGATCATCCTCAAGTCGATCGCCAAGACGCGGCACCTTGTGGTGGCGGACACCAGTTGGGCGACCTACGGCTTCGCGGCCGAGGTTGCGGCGGTGGCTTCGGAGAAGGGCTTTGCGGACCTGCAAGCGCCCGTCCGCCGCGTGACGCTGCCGGACTCGCCGGCCCCGGTCTCCAAGCCACTGGAGGACGCCTTCCACCCCACCCCGATGTCGATTGCCCAGGCCTGCCTCGGCGTGCTGCGTCAGGAGGTCCAGGTCACCTCGCACGTGCGGGATGTCCAGGAAGCGTTCGCGGGACCATACTAA
- a CDS encoding adenylyltransferase/cytidyltransferase family protein — protein sequence MPDALKLKTQYGHKIKNLQELREAIGPRPRKKSVIMCHGTFDIVHPGHLRHLMYAKEKADLLIASVTADVHIMKANHRPYVPQELRAANLAALEMVDFVIVDPNPTPIEQMRFLQPDYFAKGYEYFANGVPPKTQEELDTLAEYGGEMVFTPGDVVYSSSALIESSPPNLGIEKLLALMDSEGIGFDDLRNTLHGLTGLKVHVIGDTIVDTYSYCSLLGATAKSPTFSVKLDQSERFAGGAAVVARHMKTAGADVTFTTVLGNDELRQFVLDDLDRAGIKVHAYIDPTRPTTHKERFLTDGYKMLQVDRVDNRSVGPRAMESLTKSIREADSDLVIFSDFRHGIFNRQTIGELTAAIPEGVLKAADSQVSNRWGNILDFVGFDLITPNEREARFALGDQDSVVRPLAMELFRRSQSRYLILKLGERGLISYRSPGPQPREFFTIDNFVEHLEDPIGAGDALLSYASMAIARTNNIVIASILGAIGAAVVCERQGNTPVTPHEVDEKISALERRAAFTHA from the coding sequence ATTCCTGACGCGCTGAAGCTCAAGACGCAGTACGGACACAAGATCAAGAACCTGCAGGAGCTGCGCGAGGCAATCGGCCCGCGCCCTCGCAAGAAGTCCGTCATCATGTGCCATGGCACGTTCGACATCGTGCATCCGGGGCATCTTCGTCACCTGATGTACGCGAAGGAGAAGGCTGATCTCCTGATCGCGAGCGTGACGGCGGACGTGCACATCATGAAGGCGAACCACCGGCCGTATGTGCCGCAGGAGCTGCGCGCGGCGAACCTCGCGGCCCTGGAGATGGTCGACTTCGTCATCGTCGATCCGAACCCGACGCCCATCGAGCAGATGCGCTTCCTCCAGCCTGACTACTTCGCCAAGGGGTACGAGTACTTCGCGAACGGCGTCCCGCCGAAGACGCAGGAAGAGCTCGACACCCTGGCCGAGTACGGCGGCGAGATGGTGTTCACGCCGGGCGACGTGGTCTACTCGTCGTCGGCGCTGATCGAGTCGTCGCCGCCGAACCTGGGCATCGAGAAGCTGCTGGCGCTGATGGACTCCGAGGGCATCGGCTTCGACGACCTGCGGAACACGCTGCACGGTCTGACCGGCCTGAAGGTGCACGTCATCGGCGACACCATCGTGGACACCTACTCGTACTGCTCGTTGCTCGGGGCGACGGCCAAGTCGCCGACGTTCAGCGTCAAGCTGGATCAGAGCGAGCGGTTCGCGGGCGGCGCGGCGGTCGTGGCGCGCCACATGAAGACGGCCGGGGCCGACGTGACCTTCACGACGGTCCTCGGGAACGACGAGCTGCGCCAGTTCGTGCTGGACGATCTGGACCGGGCCGGCATCAAGGTCCACGCCTACATCGACCCGACCCGCCCCACAACCCACAAGGAGCGTTTCCTGACCGACGGCTACAAGATGCTCCAGGTGGACCGGGTGGACAACCGGAGCGTCGGGCCGCGCGCGATGGAGTCGCTGACGAAGTCGATTCGGGAGGCCGACAGCGACCTCGTCATCTTCAGCGACTTCCGCCACGGCATCTTCAACCGCCAGACCATCGGCGAGCTGACGGCGGCGATCCCTGAAGGGGTGCTCAAGGCTGCCGACAGCCAGGTGTCGAATCGCTGGGGCAACATCCTCGACTTTGTGGGCTTCGACCTGATCACTCCGAACGAGCGCGAGGCGCGCTTCGCCCTTGGAGACCAGGACTCGGTGGTCCGGCCGCTGGCGATGGAGCTGTTCCGGCGCTCGCAGTCGCGCTACCTGATCCTCAAGCTGGGCGAGCGCGGGCTGATCTCCTACCGCAGTCCCGGGCCGCAGCCGCGCGAGTTCTTCACCATCGACAACTTCGTGGAGCACCTCGAAGACCCCATCGGGGCCGGCGACGCGCTGCTCTCCTACGCGTCGATGGCGATTGCCCGCACCAACAACATCGTGATCGCGTCGATCCTCGGCGCGATTGGCGCGGCGGTGGTCTGCGAGCGGCAGGGGAACACGCCAGTCACCCCGCACGAGGTGGACGAGAAGATCTCGGCGCTGGAGCGGCGGGCGGCGTTCACGCACGCGTAG
- a CDS encoding SDR family oxidoreductase, which yields MTDGVTMQNILVIGGAGYVGAVLVPKLLDQGYAVRVLDLMLFGEDVLPRHPKLDVIKGDMRDKDVLAAANKNMDAVIQLACISNDPSFELDPELSKSINFDAIEPTVAFAREFGASRYVYASTSSVYGVSEAPEVTEDHPLIPLTDYNKYKGLSEPHVLKYQSDDFTPVIIRPATVCGYSPRLRLDLTVNILTAKAVTTKEVTVFGGSQKRPNIHVDDIAELYIDLLTRPKEQISGETFNAAYENHTVAQLAEIVRSTVMREMPDLGEISITTTPSNDLRSYHVSSAKIKNKLGWEPKRTIDDAVVGLCQAFKDGRIPMDALADTKYINVKTVQAAGLK from the coding sequence ATGACTGATGGAGTGACCATGCAGAACATCCTGGTGATCGGCGGGGCCGGCTACGTCGGCGCTGTTCTGGTACCCAAGCTGCTCGACCAGGGGTACGCCGTTCGCGTGCTGGACCTGATGCTCTTCGGCGAGGACGTGCTCCCGCGGCACCCGAAGCTGGACGTCATCAAGGGCGACATGCGCGACAAGGACGTGCTGGCGGCGGCGAACAAGAACATGGACGCCGTGATTCAGCTCGCCTGTATCTCGAACGATCCGAGCTTCGAGCTCGACCCTGAGCTGAGCAAGTCGATCAACTTCGACGCCATCGAGCCGACCGTGGCCTTCGCCCGTGAGTTCGGTGCGAGCCGCTACGTCTACGCCTCGACCTCCAGCGTGTACGGCGTCAGCGAGGCCCCCGAGGTGACGGAGGATCATCCGCTGATCCCCCTGACCGACTACAACAAGTACAAGGGGCTCAGCGAGCCGCACGTGCTCAAGTACCAGTCGGACGACTTCACGCCGGTGATCATCCGCCCGGCGACGGTCTGCGGCTACTCGCCGCGCCTGCGGCTGGATCTGACGGTCAACATCCTGACCGCCAAGGCCGTGACGACGAAGGAAGTGACGGTCTTCGGCGGCAGCCAGAAGCGCCCGAACATCCACGTTGACGACATCGCCGAGCTGTACATCGACCTGCTGACCCGCCCGAAGGAGCAGATCAGCGGCGAGACCTTCAACGCGGCGTATGAGAACCACACCGTCGCGCAGCTGGCCGAGATCGTGCGGAGCACGGTCATGCGCGAGATGCCGGACCTCGGCGAGATCTCGATCACGACGACGCCGAGCAACGATCTCCGCAGCTATCACGTCTCCTCCGCCAAGATCAAGAACAAGCTGGGCTGGGAGCCGAAGCGGACCATCGACGATGCGGTGGTCGGGCTGTGCCAGGCGTTCAAGGACGGCCGCATCCCGATGGACGCCCTGGCCGACACGAAGTACATCAACGTGAAGACGGTCCAGGCGGCAGGCCTGAAGTAA
- a CDS encoding nucleotide sugar dehydrogenase encodes MSAASTPPPTGVIGLSHLGIVYGTAWASFGQPVIAVDADRQAVERLRSGDPIVLEPGLPELLEKARPYVTYTDDFSRLAECPLVIVARDIPTDEQNRSDIGAVQRLIDMAIPHLRQDSALVVMCQVPPGFNRKLGEQIRAQRPDLRVKNYYWVETLAFGWAVERAMQPERLIVSAEDPSAPLPPQLQAGLEQFGCPIVKMGFESAELTKTAINIYLIGAVTYANALADLCEAVGADWSEMVPALRLDRRIGQSAYIRPSLGVAGGNLERDLVTLRQLGATHDVETLYLDALQAANNSRFDWVHRKLTERLLARGGATGTVAIWGLTYKKDTKSTKNSPALRLLAEIDPRLTLKAWDPAVGLDEVRANGISTPLMVVKSRDAALDDADCLAIMADWDTFGQADLDAIRTRMRRPLVIDTVGVLQKRRAEMAGIEYVVMGR; translated from the coding sequence ATGTCAGCAGCCAGTACGCCGCCGCCCACCGGGGTGATCGGCCTGTCGCACCTGGGGATCGTGTATGGGACGGCCTGGGCCTCGTTCGGGCAGCCGGTCATCGCCGTGGACGCCGACCGGCAGGCCGTCGAGCGGCTCCGGTCCGGCGACCCGATAGTGCTGGAGCCGGGGCTGCCGGAGCTCCTGGAGAAGGCGCGCCCGTACGTCACCTACACCGACGATTTCTCGCGGCTGGCCGAATGCCCGCTGGTCATCGTGGCGCGCGACATCCCCACGGACGAGCAGAATCGCAGCGACATCGGCGCGGTGCAGCGGCTGATCGACATGGCGATCCCCCATCTGCGGCAAGACTCGGCGCTGGTGGTGATGTGCCAGGTGCCGCCCGGCTTCAACCGCAAGCTCGGCGAGCAGATCCGCGCCCAGCGGCCCGATCTGCGCGTCAAGAACTACTACTGGGTGGAGACGCTGGCGTTCGGGTGGGCCGTCGAGCGGGCGATGCAGCCGGAGCGGCTGATCGTGTCGGCGGAGGATCCGTCGGCGCCGCTGCCGCCACAGTTGCAGGCCGGGTTGGAGCAGTTCGGCTGTCCCATCGTCAAGATGGGCTTCGAGAGCGCCGAGCTGACGAAGACGGCCATCAACATCTACCTGATCGGCGCGGTGACGTACGCCAACGCGCTGGCCGACCTCTGCGAGGCGGTCGGTGCGGACTGGTCCGAGATGGTGCCGGCCCTGCGGCTCGACAGGCGGATCGGGCAGTCGGCGTACATCCGTCCGAGCCTCGGGGTGGCCGGCGGCAACCTCGAACGGGATCTGGTGACGCTCCGGCAGCTTGGCGCGACGCACGATGTCGAGACGTTGTACCTGGACGCCCTCCAGGCGGCGAACAACTCGCGCTTCGACTGGGTGCACCGCAAGCTGACCGAGCGGCTGCTGGCCCGAGGCGGCGCGACCGGCACGGTGGCGATCTGGGGCCTGACCTACAAGAAGGACACGAAATCCACCAAGAACTCGCCGGCGTTGCGGCTGCTCGCGGAGATCGATCCGCGCCTGACGCTCAAGGCCTGGGACCCGGCCGTCGGGCTGGACGAGGTCCGCGCGAACGGCATCAGCACGCCGCTGATGGTGGTGAAGTCGCGCGATGCCGCCCTCGACGACGCCGACTGCCTGGCGATCATGGCGGACTGGGACACGTTCGGGCAGGCGGACCTCGACGCGATCCGGACGCGGATGCGCCGTCCGCTGGTGATCGATACGGTCGGGGTGCTCCAGAAGCGCCGCGCCGAGATGGCCGGCATCGAGTACGTCGTGATGGGCCGGTAG
- a CDS encoding Gfo/Idh/MocA family oxidoreductase — translation MRYLVAGLGNIGQRRTALLGARCVATADPFNPIADYRSVKDAPLNAFDAAVLAIPDDDKIDLVTYLLEHGKHVLVEKPLPLPDAETVARLESLAHGHGVALYTAYNHRFEPMLVAFKEQMDAGAIGEVYHGRLFYGNGTVKHVAGTWRDQGLGAIQDLSCHLLDLMAFTGIAEVRPGAGTAGGEGGLGMQLVSALSIETVAPDRAIIMSSDGRFVLEMMYHSWRNNFAFELYGHDGSIHCLGLRKWGGSELIVRKRVFPSGRPEETRQTDQGVDVTWELEVEYFERLCAAGGATTDLATDWWIAKTLRSLEAALGRLR, via the coding sequence TTGCGGTACCTCGTTGCCGGCCTGGGCAACATCGGGCAGCGGCGCACGGCGCTGCTTGGCGCGCGGTGCGTTGCGACGGCTGACCCGTTCAACCCGATTGCCGACTATCGCTCGGTGAAGGATGCGCCGCTCAACGCGTTTGACGCGGCGGTGCTGGCGATCCCTGACGACGACAAAATCGACCTGGTCACCTACTTGCTGGAGCACGGCAAGCACGTCCTGGTCGAGAAGCCGCTGCCGCTGCCAGATGCGGAGACGGTGGCTCGGCTGGAGTCGCTGGCGCACGGGCACGGCGTGGCCCTGTACACCGCGTACAACCATCGCTTCGAGCCGATGCTGGTCGCGTTCAAGGAGCAGATGGACGCCGGGGCGATCGGCGAGGTCTACCACGGGCGGCTGTTCTATGGGAACGGGACCGTCAAGCACGTCGCCGGCACCTGGCGGGACCAGGGCCTCGGCGCGATCCAGGACCTGAGCTGCCACCTGCTCGATCTGATGGCGTTCACGGGTATCGCCGAGGTCAGGCCGGGGGCTGGCACGGCCGGCGGCGAGGGCGGCCTGGGTATGCAGCTGGTCTCCGCGCTGAGCATCGAGACGGTCGCCCCAGACCGGGCGATCATCATGTCGTCGGACGGCCGGTTCGTGCTGGAGATGATGTACCACTCCTGGCGGAACAACTTCGCCTTCGAGCTGTACGGCCACGATGGCTCGATCCACTGCCTGGGCCTGCGAAAATGGGGCGGCAGCGAGCTGATCGTGCGGAAGCGGGTCTTCCCGAGCGGTCGGCCGGAGGAGACGCGGCAAACGGACCAGGGCGTTGATGTGACCTGGGAGCTTGAGGTCGAGTACTTCGAGCGGCTGTGCGCGGCCGGCGGCGCCACTACCGATCTGGCGACCGACTGGTGGATCGCGAAGACGCTGCGGAGCCTGGAAGCTGCTCTTGGCAGGTTGAGATAG
- a CDS encoding extracellular solute-binding protein: protein MSDQLSRRVSRRQVLQVMSLSAAGALLAACGGAQPAAPAKPAESKPAESKPAESKPAAPAAQPAATTAAAPAAAAPAGAQAPAVSKAQAGKTIKFGALANFKGDALEKSIPAFEQASGIKVQLDKLPLENLVDKLTVSLAGGSTDYDIAMIDEPWVAGLSPYLQPLDELATKDKFDTGMFVAKALGAGTYKNAKVAFPLDPNVQMVWYRKDLLDAKGLKPPTNLDDLIAAAEKLHDPANDVSGISISAKKEAQTMVAAITLLWKEGGEVITPDGKFGFDSPAGLKAFETYQRILKVAPQGSLAYGGAEQLDSFYQGKVATILYWASAGPNAIDPAKSKIADKVGWTSIPNAMSGVWVLGIPKSSKNIEAAWEYMKWQTGPAGSLPFTNAGGGHSAATEVLKSADFVKKYPWAPDLTKALEGSKARPQTPHWTAIQTAIVDMSTAILSGQQTAAQATKAAGEQLATYLKS, encoded by the coding sequence ATGTCTGATCAGTTGTCGAGGCGGGTGAGCCGCCGCCAGGTTCTGCAAGTGATGTCCCTGTCGGCAGCCGGCGCGCTGCTGGCGGCCTGCGGCGGCGCCCAGCCGGCTGCCCCGGCCAAGCCGGCCGAGTCGAAGCCAGCAGAGTCCAAGCCGGCAGAGTCCAAGCCGGCAGCCCCGGCCGCGCAGCCGGCTGCCACCACTGCCGCCGCACCGGCTGCTGCCGCGCCCGCTGGCGCGCAGGCCCCGGCCGTCTCCAAGGCGCAGGCCGGCAAGACCATCAAGTTCGGTGCGCTGGCAAACTTCAAGGGCGATGCGCTCGAGAAGTCGATCCCGGCCTTCGAGCAGGCGTCGGGCATCAAGGTGCAGCTTGACAAGCTGCCGCTGGAGAACCTTGTCGACAAACTGACGGTGTCGCTGGCTGGCGGCAGCACCGACTACGACATCGCGATGATCGACGAGCCGTGGGTGGCGGGACTCTCGCCGTACCTGCAGCCGCTGGACGAGCTGGCCACGAAGGACAAGTTCGATACCGGCATGTTCGTGGCGAAGGCCCTGGGCGCCGGCACCTACAAGAACGCGAAGGTGGCGTTCCCGCTGGATCCGAACGTCCAGATGGTCTGGTACCGCAAGGATCTGCTGGACGCCAAGGGCCTGAAGCCGCCGACTAACCTGGACGACCTGATCGCGGCGGCCGAGAAGCTGCACGATCCGGCCAACGACGTCTCGGGCATCTCCATCTCGGCCAAGAAGGAAGCCCAGACGATGGTCGCGGCGATCACGCTGCTCTGGAAGGAGGGCGGCGAGGTCATCACGCCAGACGGGAAGTTCGGGTTCGACAGCCCGGCCGGCCTCAAGGCGTTCGAGACCTACCAGCGCATCCTGAAGGTGGCTCCACAGGGCTCGCTGGCCTACGGCGGCGCCGAGCAGCTTGACTCCTTTTACCAGGGCAAGGTCGCGACGATCCTCTACTGGGCGTCGGCTGGCCCGAACGCCATCGACCCGGCCAAGTCGAAGATTGCCGACAAGGTGGGCTGGACGAGCATCCCGAACGCCATGAGCGGCGTCTGGGTGCTGGGCATCCCGAAGTCGAGCAAGAACATCGAAGCGGCCTGGGAGTACATGAAGTGGCAGACCGGCCCGGCCGGCAGCCTGCCGTTCACGAACGCTGGCGGTGGCCACTCGGCGGCCACCGAGGTGCTCAAGAGTGCCGACTTCGTGAAGAAGTACCCGTGGGCGCCAGACCTGACCAAGGCGCTGGAAGGCTCGAAGGCCCGCCCGCAGACGCCGCACTGGACGGCCATCCAGACGGCCATCGTCGACATGTCGACGGCGATCCTGTCCGGGCAGCAGACGGCGGCGCAGGCCACGAAGGCGGCCGGCGAGCAATTGGCGACGTACCTCAAATCGTAG
- a CDS encoding SDR family oxidoreductase, whose translation MTQRAIVTGGAGFIGSHMVDLLIERGFHVAVIDNLSRGDLRKLAHHKDEPRLEIHQIDMATLPADSPIFAGVDYVFHFGGLGDIVPSIEHPLEYTHANITGTLSVLEAARHHQVKKFVYAASSSCYGANPVVPTPESATIQPEYPYAFSKWAGEEAVFHWGKVYGLPVASIRMFNVYGPRVRTTGVYGAVFGVFLAQKLDGKPFTVVGDGTQTRDFVYVTDVARAFLLAAESDVTGEVFNLGAGNPQAVNRLVELIGGEITYIPKRPGEPDCTWADISKIQRVLGWKPVVSFEDGVANMLRHIDDWKDAPVWTPDSIEKATETWFKFLTR comes from the coding sequence GTGACCCAGCGCGCAATTGTCACCGGTGGGGCCGGGTTCATCGGCAGCCACATGGTGGATCTGCTGATCGAGCGCGGCTTCCACGTCGCCGTGATCGACAACCTGAGTCGGGGCGACCTCCGGAAGCTGGCCCACCATAAAGATGAGCCTCGGCTCGAGATCCACCAGATTGACATGGCGACGCTGCCCGCTGACTCGCCGATCTTCGCGGGCGTCGACTACGTCTTCCACTTCGGCGGCCTCGGGGACATCGTCCCGTCTATCGAGCACCCGCTAGAGTACACTCACGCGAACATCACCGGCACGCTGAGCGTCCTCGAAGCGGCTCGGCACCATCAGGTCAAGAAGTTCGTGTACGCCGCCTCGTCGTCGTGCTACGGGGCCAACCCGGTCGTGCCGACACCTGAATCGGCCACCATCCAGCCGGAGTACCCGTACGCCTTCAGCAAGTGGGCCGGCGAGGAAGCGGTGTTCCACTGGGGCAAAGTCTACGGCTTGCCGGTGGCCTCGATCCGGATGTTCAATGTGTACGGGCCGCGCGTCCGCACCACCGGCGTCTACGGCGCGGTCTTCGGCGTCTTCCTGGCGCAGAAGCTCGACGGCAAACCGTTCACGGTGGTGGGCGACGGCACGCAGACGCGCGACTTCGTGTACGTCACGGACGTCGCCCGGGCGTTCCTGCTGGCGGCAGAATCAGATGTGACCGGCGAGGTGTTCAACCTCGGTGCGGGAAACCCCCAGGCCGTCAACCGGCTGGTAGAGTTGATCGGCGGGGAGATCACGTACATCCCGAAGCGGCCCGGTGAGCCCGATTGCACGTGGGCAGACATTTCGAAGATTCAGCGGGTGCTCGGCTGGAAGCCCGTCGTCTCGTTCGAGGACGGCGTGGCGAACATGCTGCGGCACATTGACGATTGGAAGGATGCCCCGGTCTGGACCCCAGACTCAATCGAGAAGGCGACGGAGACGTGGTTCAAATTCCTGACGCGCTGA